The nucleotide sequence ACTGTCCTCTCCTGGCTCTTCAGAATTAATGTCTTGCTCCTTCACTGGAACATCTTTAAGAGCTTGTTCATCATTCTCATGGTTGTTTGATTTTCCATTTGGAGTGGCAGGGTTGTCATCTAACTCAGCTTTGGGCATTTCTTCCAGGAGCGAAGGGTTCATCTCACGTGCCAAATAATGTGTCCACAATGCAAGCTCCACCTTGTGaggagtccacttttcttctggATCTAACAATACAAAGAATGAAGATTTTTCTATAATAGTAAAGTGTGTTTATATTAactatataaacagaaataaaaatagacaTCTATTACCAATAGGGCAGCTTTTCCATTGTACAAAATATACGTTGTCACGGGAACAAACATACAGGCCACTGTATGAgtacaattatttttatgtattaaattagTTTCATGATTTGTATCTTATTAAATTTTGTCCTAGCATCATATCAGTTTCTCAAATTCCAAATCTAGAAGAAACTCAAAGGTgcctttatttattaaataagatTGTACAGTTCTACATATTTCCATGTATGTCTTGATAATTTACATTGAGTTTGTCAGCAGCGACTTACTCTTCTTATTCAGACGATCACAGCAGGTCTTAATCTGTTTGTGATAATTCAGGTATTCCTCTAGTGTGTAGTCAATTGCCTCGACACCTGGCGTGGCTAGCATACTTTCATCGGCCATGTAGGCGACCTGTTCAGGGTAAGCTGCAGAGAGAATGGCTAaatgaaagagtaaaaaaaaattcatttaaaagaacaaaaaatcacGTGAAATTTACTTTACAACAAGAAATTGTCTAACAATCTGTTCTGCATTCCATAATCCCATAAAAGTATTGCAATGGTGCTCTTCAGAGACTACATTATAAAGTGCAgaaaacacttattaataaaatggtcacAGAAGTAAAATGGTATGGCTTTTTTGTAATGTTTGCACTGAAAgcttataaacaaaacataacaacaaattaaacagtTGCTTTTAGAGCACAGACACATTCCACCTTTACTGCCTGGGCAGCACTCTAGAGCACAGCTGGCCAGTATATTTATCTCGTGGCCAGATTTTCTGTTGAGAAAATACacgaaaaaaaattaactaacatATATAATTCTATTACAGAAACTAATGACAACTTAGAACCACTTggttaaactgaacaaaataatgaCACATGACAAAAAGGTCATTATTATGATGCCAATGAGTGTGTAGTGGTCAAAGGTTCTCACTTGAGGTTATCTTGGACTGAGCACATCACTAGCTGAGCTAACAGTTGTCTGTGTAGAGCTTGTGACTGTTAACCTTCTGCTGAATTAATAGCTAACATGTGTtacatataatttgaaataaaaaattgtgttaatCAGTCAACAACTGAGTTTATCCCTGCATATTTACTCCCCTACCGACACCACTGGGACAGACGAGGTCATAAGTCACCAATGTCagcttttgattgtttttttaaattatttatacttgGATATGGTGACTACAAACATTGATAGAATAAAGTATAATATCAAACATGTTAACAAATATCCACCAAGTTGATTATACAAGAGGGAACTTTGTCAagaataaaagaaacttaaagaTGACAGACAAGTTTTTCTTGCAATGGCGTCTATTAAAAAAATGCTCAGAAGTGTTTCAGTAATGTTCGCCATGGACCACAAAAGGTGCAACTTACCCGAAGCGGTGGCTGGACCAACTCCTTTGAGTGTTGTCAGAGCTGTTATAGCACTGATGACATTGGGAAGCTTTCTGAATGCTTTTTTACTAGTCTGTTTCACAGCAGTTTCAGTGTTGATTCGAACCAGGTCTATAAGACGAGGTCGGAACTTTCCTCTCTAGGAACAGTATGCAATTTCATTGGATATTTTTTAAGAGAAAGATTTCATATTAATTCTCTTCTACAACATTACATACAGTAATTAATTTGTCAGCTTTAGAAAGGTACTAACAAAACAACAGCAGATAAAACCAATCAATGGTGAAACATATGGAACTTCTGGAttcaataaagtttatttgaaTATCTAAGTTCTGCAACATTAAAACAAGTAActaataattgtttaataatcCAAAgaggctaaaaaaaaaaaaatgtacaagacATCTATTGGTTCATAtaaaccaggggttcccaaccggtgggtcgcgaccccccaggGATCACATAACcaagccttgttagaagtagcttgggataacattaattttatttcatcaattacattttcatgctcttacattttttttgtttcggtgcaaagcaaaacgtgtgctacgttagttcaatgtcattaggtgatattatgggtgtatgtatgcgtgcctgtgtgaatgtgtatgtgtctgcaactgtatgtatgtgtgtactagcgagtagcgagtatgtgagtgcacgcgcatgtacgtatgcttgtgtgtctgtttagctgtgattaaatgtgtgtgtgtgtgctcgctgtcgacacgtgagtcacatgtccgttgctaattggtggatgacgaatcgcgtgactggccacgctcccttccctcccaatacttaccccatcattactctacctgcaccacccacaagtagtcagtgtaagatctacagttgccaaagcgttcattattcaacatttttattttattttaacaaggagataagtaagcagtagaggtgagttgtgtccatggctaaacggcgcagatactcagaatgctacctcaacattggcttcaccactgtgctcgtcaacgacggcatcgagaaaccacagtgtgttttgtgccatgctgtcctgagtgcagagtcaatgaaaccatcaaaactcaagcatcatctcgagacgaaacatccaaaacacgcaaagaagggtttgaatttcttcaaacggcatgaacggtgtcttaaaagccaaataatcgatagaagtgggtcatttcagcagcagagtgcagccgtagtggaagcttcatatgagattgcattcgaaattgctaaacaaaaaaaacctcacatgattggagaaacacttcttaaaccctgcatgatgaaagcagtaaatcttattcttggagaagccagtgcaaagaagatgcagcaagtatccctgtcaaataatactatacagaggcgcatttctaaaatgtctatggatgtgaaggaacaggttttgactgaaatcaagggttcccctttgttctccttttagctcgacgagtcaacagatgcaagttcatgttctcagttgcttgtcttcgtgagatacattaattcaggtgacatcaaagacgaattcttattctgcagtgcacttgaaaccacaacaaaagctgatgatgtcatggaaaaagtttcaacgttttttcaagacgaagatcttcaatgggaaaacgtgtgtggggtttgtacggatggggcaccggctatgctgggatcgaaatcaggattccagtcgagagtgaagaagctagcacctcaagcaaagggcatccactgcatgattcaccgatatgctctcgccagtaagactctccctgcctctctgcaggaagtgcttgaatttgtaatcaaaattgtaacttatgtgaagactcaagcactcaacactcgcctattcaaagaactatgcaaagacatgaatgctgaccacgaagtccttctcttctacacagcagtacgttggttgtcgaaaggaaacgttattaatcgtgtctttgaaatgaaagatgaaataaagctattcctggagcctcaagaaaggaaagatcttgtagctcacttcaaagatgaagcatggaataaaaaaGGTTGCATAACAAGCCAACATTTTTGActagctgaacaagctcaatttgaagcttcaaggaagggaaacacatgttctcctttttcaagatagtcttcgggcctttgtttccaaactgcagaactggcgtcagaaaaccaatcttggaaacatcactatgtttgaaaaactttgtggagtgacggatgagtctcaaatccaactggatcagttcctcaaggatgagattaccgaacatcttcagtctctagaaaaggaagtcgagcgttacttccctgagctatcacaggaacaggaggccctggtaaggaacccattttgtactgaacttgatgtatccagcatcccagatgatatccaacatgaatttctggatctaaggaacgactcttcagcttgtgatctcttcaaggtgaaatccgtgactcagttctgatgcgctatgtatcagtcatactccaaagtcagcatgatagctttacgtgtccttgttccatttgcttctacctacttgtgtgaggcaggattttccactcttgtcaatataaaaacaaagaataagaacagattggatgttggagatgacatgagactggctctaacaaacgctctgCCAcggaatttcaaagcttgctgttgaaatgcaacatcaggcatctcactagctgggttggatagctgttcaaacctatgttaatattattttaagaaatatatgttctttttgtgaattcaggttggaccaatgtgatttaatttgctaataaataattacagaatttttaaatattttttagatgtttctttccctctccttcacagaaaataaaagaaatattaacactcctacgaaaagacgtttctagtcctgatttctccaagcccgttcctctggctgtggtttcgctagatagtagatagggacagtgggaatcttgttaatccattcattaatggatttaaatggcaatttcatttaaatacaaaattattagcctaatattaataacctttcaagttgctctggggcctattaggccccacttttcgtaggagtgttaagctgctaatagtaagccctaagtagggggtcacatgggtttcaaacctttaggtaaggggtcgcgagtgccaaaaggttgggaacccctgatataAACCTAAATTCATTGGTATGCATATTGTATCTCAGCTGGTCTAAGAAGACCTAGTATAGGTGAAAGGCCTTGGTGGCACTGGATATGGTGGTTGTAGTGGGGTTGATGTATCATAACATACCACCCCTTGTTTTAACTCGTGGGTACTTAGAACTAGAATACAATAAACACCTTGAAAGTATCTGCAATGTTAAAGATATAcagttaaatttaataaaaaacttctGGACAACATTATGTAGGGATAAATAATTGCTTCAGTAGATGGAGTGGCTTTTACATCTAATGTAGGatgatttgaataaaaaaagttataactttgaaattgaaatcaaaatataaacttgtgataaaagtaaaactgtaaagaATGTTATCACAATTTCCCACAAACCTTCTGTTTATTATTGTAGCTGTTCTTTAttccataaaaaaatgtttttacttttcccTTCTCTACAAAAAAGTAACTTGAAACATACAgttaacaaaccaaaccaataacatCTCAGACCTCTAGGAACCAGTACTTATTATACTCACCCATTTTATTTTGAAGAATCTATTCATTCAAGTCAAATTACAAAACGTATAAACACTTGAATATTAACTTAGGAATAAAAGATGACTATAGAGGCTAACAAACACTAAGTGGGAATCCTGCTTGTTTTACTTCCCACGACTCTGGCTGTTAACAAGTAGATACTTCTCAAAACTTCAGTATTTAAACCACTAACTGGATGCCAATGTCTCCCATGCATAAAATTCAAGCAAGATTCTTTTCTTTAAATGTAcattagagaaataaaactatcacAAAATATCAAGTCACAAAACAGATAAAagatagaaacaaaaacatttctatctATCACATaacatcttaaaaaaataaacaaaaaacacctttgtaCAAACCTAAATCAGTTAGCATGTCTTTCTTGTTTGCCCAGATGAGGTAATAAATCTGAATCGTTGGCttaaataaaaagttgtatttaCTCCAGTAAACACAACTTTTGTTTTGAAGGAGCTTTGGACTCGAGATATaacatacaattttcaaaatcattaaaaGATTGTGCCATAGATAGCTTTGgatttaaaagtttttgaaaagaTGTTGGCAttgaatttttaacttttatattaatatttttaagtttctagAGTATTGCCACAGACTTATTTTGATATGCATAGGTTTCTTTATAGTTCCCAGATAATTACAAATTAAAGCTTTTTCAGATGTTATTGAAGGCAAAATATTGAATGTTGTAAAGTAGATAGAACTTGAAGTTTTGTAGTTAAGTTACTTGAAGTGAATTACAAACACTTTCTTCAGacttttctaaaaacaaaaaaatacagacCACTCACAATTAATTTCCATTTTGTAAT is from Tachypleus tridentatus isolate NWPU-2018 chromosome 2, ASM421037v1, whole genome shotgun sequence and encodes:
- the LOC143244465 gene encoding uncharacterized protein LOC143244465; translated protein: MDTWLLKGYFVEFEVRLCKSPTLVILVLYQEQLKKTIHSRKDPHITHEELVQITKWKLIRGKFRPRLIDLVRINTETAVKQTSKKAFRKLPNVISAITALTTLKGVGPATASAILSAAYPEQVAYMADESMLATPGVEAIDYTLEEYLNYHKQIKTCCDRLNKKNPEEKWTPHKVELALWTHYLAREMNPSLLEEMPKAELDDNPATPNGKSNNHENDEQALKDVPVKEQDINSEEPGEDSRDSKISSSDTAGTGLEKSEDSNLDSSLLSDGIEEKTNDAELEVPEEPASKKLRVQ